TAAGTATTCAGAAGAAGCTAACCAAAAGTATATGTTATATGACTATTTGCAACATACTTAGTACTTACCACGCTTGTAGACCTCGTTGAAGGCCCCGAAATCGTTGAGATCCTTCAGGAACACAGTGTTCTTGACGACCTTGTCCACTCCGGAATCGGCCGCCTTGAGAACAGCCTCCAGATTCTCGAGGGCCTTTTCCGCTTGCTCAGTGGGTCCTCCAGGAACCAACTGCATGGTGTCCTTGTCCAGGCCCAGACATCCGGACACATACACAGTGCGATCGGCCACCACAGCCTGGCTATGGAATTATCCATTATTATAacaatgaaatggaaataggACGTGGTTCCATCAGTTTTcatgggttttctttttccttttcttacTTGTAGGGAGCCACTGGCTTGGCAGCATTGGCAGTGCTAATAAGTTTCCTCACAATCGTCGACATTTTGATCTCGGAGGCGATACTATATACTGGCtagtggcaaaaagtaaggCCGATTGCAGCTGCTGAAAGTGAACTGATCGAAAGCTTTGACTTGCGTTCAACAAGTGGCTGTTGCTATCAGCTTTTCTTTTCACAAGCTCATTCGCCTTTTCCCGCGCGAACAGGTGCTGTCAGCTGATTTGCTTAACAGCTGTT
This genomic stretch from Drosophila teissieri strain GT53w chromosome 2L, Prin_Dtei_1.1, whole genome shotgun sequence harbors:
- the LOC122626164 gene encoding rutC family protein UK114, translating into MSTIVRKLISTANAAKPVAPYNQAVVADRTVYVSGCLGLDKDTMQLVPGGPTEQAEKALENLEAVLKAADSGVDKVVKNTVFLKDLNDFGAFNEVYKRVFNKEFPARSCFQVAKLPMDALVEIECIALTGSVETKTVQ